A part of Tardiphaga sp. vice304 genomic DNA contains:
- a CDS encoding DNA polymerase IV, with protein sequence MIPAPTETSGPRCFCRDCLADQNIAARRCTACGSPRLVRHHALPALTMAHIDCDAFYATVEKRDNPELADRPVIIGGGKRGVVSAACYIARTYGIRSAMPMFKALELCPAAAVVKPDMAKYVRVGREVRHAMQALTPLVEPLSIDEAFLDLAGTQRVHGMIPAKVLAKFAAEIERNIGITVSVGLSVNKFLAKIASDLDKPRGFAVLDQADACAMLADRPVGFIFGVGPATAERLSQRGFRKIGDLQKADELELMKQFGGEGRRLWRLARGIDDRKVVADRNAKTISNETTFNEDIRDFATLEKILWRLSEKVSSRLKSGEVAGTTVTLKLKTADFRQRTRSQSIHSPTQLAAKIFAISREMLAKEIDGTAFRLIGTGVSALQPGSQAGDTDMIDRRSADAERAMDGLRKKFGDAAVIRGIAYEGPVKSS encoded by the coding sequence GTGATTCCCGCCCCGACAGAAACGAGCGGACCGCGCTGCTTCTGCCGGGATTGCCTTGCCGACCAGAATATCGCCGCGAGGCGCTGCACCGCCTGCGGCTCGCCGCGGCTGGTGCGCCACCATGCCCTGCCCGCTTTGACGATGGCCCATATCGATTGCGACGCCTTCTACGCCACGGTGGAGAAGCGCGACAATCCGGAACTGGCCGACCGCCCGGTCATCATCGGCGGCGGCAAGCGCGGCGTGGTGTCGGCCGCCTGCTATATCGCCCGCACCTATGGTATCCGCTCGGCAATGCCGATGTTCAAGGCGCTGGAACTGTGCCCCGCAGCCGCGGTGGTCAAACCCGACATGGCCAAGTACGTCCGCGTTGGCCGCGAGGTGCGCCATGCGATGCAGGCGCTGACGCCGTTGGTCGAGCCGCTGTCGATCGACGAGGCCTTCCTCGATCTCGCCGGCACGCAACGCGTCCACGGCATGATCCCGGCCAAGGTGCTGGCGAAGTTTGCCGCAGAGATCGAGCGCAACATCGGCATCACGGTTTCGGTGGGCCTGTCGGTGAACAAGTTTTTGGCCAAGATCGCTAGCGATCTCGACAAGCCGCGCGGCTTCGCCGTGCTCGACCAGGCGGATGCCTGCGCGATGCTGGCCGACCGCCCGGTCGGCTTCATCTTCGGCGTCGGCCCCGCCACCGCCGAACGGCTCTCGCAGCGTGGCTTCCGCAAGATCGGCGACCTGCAGAAGGCCGACGAGCTTGAATTGATGAAGCAGTTCGGCGGCGAAGGCCGCCGGCTATGGCGGCTGGCGCGCGGCATCGACGACCGCAAGGTTGTGGCCGATCGTAACGCCAAGACGATCTCCAATGAGACCACCTTCAATGAGGACATCCGCGACTTCGCCACACTGGAGAAGATCCTGTGGCGGCTGTCGGAGAAGGTATCGTCGCGACTGAAGAGCGGGGAAGTGGCCGGCACCACGGTGACCCTGAAACTGAAGACCGCGGATTTCCGCCAGCGCACCCGCTCGCAATCGATCCATTCCCCCACCCAGCTCGCGGCGAAGATCTTTGCGATCTCGCGCGAGATGCTTGCGAAGGAGATCGACGGCACCGCCTTCCGCCTGATCGGCACCGGCGTCAGCGCGCTGCAGCCGGGCTCGCAGGCCGGCGACACCGACATGATCGACCGCCGCTCCGCCGATGCCGAGCGCGCGATGGACGGGTTGCGCAAGAAGTTCGGCGACGCGGCGGTGATCCGCGGCATTGCCTATGAGGGGCCGGTAAAGAGTTCGTAA
- the tsaA gene encoding tRNA (N6-threonylcarbamoyladenosine(37)-N6)-methyltransferase TrmO: MVRESEIRDGESAVDAPKPVHAGLVYIGRIRTPWTSRLETPRQGRHDGPVCRLEIFEPWVPALQGLDLFEHLEVIYWLHLSRRDLVLQSPKNDGRARGTFSLRSPVRPNPIGTSMVRLIGIEGPTVFVRGLDCLDETPLLDLKPDRCEFTPLAPPQPGDFQTG, from the coding sequence ATGGTTCGTGAAAGCGAGATCCGCGACGGCGAGAGCGCCGTCGATGCGCCGAAGCCTGTTCATGCCGGGCTGGTCTATATCGGCCGCATCCGCACGCCCTGGACGTCGCGGCTGGAGACGCCGCGGCAGGGCCGCCACGACGGCCCGGTATGCCGGCTGGAAATCTTCGAGCCCTGGGTGCCGGCGTTGCAGGGGCTCGATCTGTTCGAGCATCTCGAAGTGATCTACTGGCTGCATCTGTCGCGCCGCGACCTGGTGCTGCAAAGCCCGAAGAATGACGGCCGCGCGCGCGGTACCTTCTCGCTGCGCTCGCCGGTGCGGCCCAACCCAATCGGCACCTCAATGGTGAGGCTGATCGGCATCGAGGGTCCGACGGTGTTCGTGCGCGGCCTCGACTGTCTCGACGAGACGCCGCTCCTGGATCTCAAGCCCGACCGCTGCGAGTTCACCCCGCTGGCGCCGCCGCAGCCCGGCGATTTCCAGACGGGGTAG
- a CDS encoding response regulator, translating into MAKTVLIVEDNELNMKLFRDLLEAHGYLTIGTSNGYEALEIVRKQRPDLVLMDIQLPQVSGLEVTRWIKDDPGLRMIPIVAVTAFAMKGDEERIREGGCEAYLSKPISVGKFIETVRRFIG; encoded by the coding sequence ATGGCTAAAACCGTCCTGATCGTGGAAGATAATGAGCTCAATATGAAGCTCTTCCGCGATCTGCTTGAAGCGCATGGCTATCTGACCATCGGTACCAGCAATGGTTACGAGGCGCTCGAGATCGTTCGCAAGCAACGTCCCGATCTCGTGTTGATGGACATCCAGTTGCCGCAGGTGTCCGGCCTCGAAGTGACACGCTGGATCAAGGACGATCCGGGGCTGCGCATGATACCGATCGTCGCCGTCACCGCCTTCGCCATGAAGGGCGATGAAGAGCGCATCCGCGAGGGCGGCTGCGAAGCCTATTTATCCAAGCCTATTTCAGTCGGCAAATTTATCGAGACCGTTCGTCGGTTTATCGGTTAG
- a CDS encoding PleD family two-component system response regulator, giving the protein MSARILVVDDIPANVKLLEARLSAEYFDVTTASSGAQALEICARSECDLILLDVMMPDMDGFEVCRRLKANPKTHFIPVVMVTALDSPADRVRGLEAGADDFLTKPVADAVLIARVRSLTRLKMMTDELRMRAITSLEIGVQAPERSAVADPGMGGRILLVDDRPSSYERLAPILSAEHHVDVEPNPADALFHAAEGNYDLLIVSLGLESFDGLRLCSQARSLERTRQVPILAIADADNDARMLRGLEIGVNDYLLRPVDKNELLARARTQVRRRRYTDHLRDNVQNSIEMAITDGLTGLHNRRYMESHLETLAEQAANRGKPLAVLMLDIDFFKSINDNHGHDCGDDVLREFAVRIRKSIRGIDLACRYGGEEFIIVMPETDLKVAGMVAERLRRAIAGEPFAIDKGNKHIEVTISIGLSTLEIKGEPVADVLKRADVALYRAKHDGRNRVVSAAA; this is encoded by the coding sequence ATGTCCGCGCGTATCCTGGTCGTCGACGACATCCCCGCCAACGTCAAGCTGCTCGAAGCCCGTCTCTCGGCCGAATATTTCGACGTTACCACCGCATCGTCGGGCGCCCAGGCGCTGGAGATCTGCGCGCGCTCCGAATGCGATCTGATCCTGCTCGATGTGATGATGCCGGACATGGACGGCTTCGAGGTCTGCCGCAGGCTGAAGGCCAATCCGAAGACGCATTTCATTCCGGTGGTGATGGTCACCGCGCTGGACAGTCCGGCCGATCGCGTGCGCGGCCTCGAGGCCGGCGCCGATGATTTCCTGACCAAGCCGGTGGCGGACGCCGTGCTGATTGCGCGGGTCCGTTCGCTGACGCGGTTGAAGATGATGACCGACGAGTTGCGGATGCGCGCCATCACCTCGCTGGAGATTGGCGTGCAGGCGCCGGAGCGCTCGGCGGTGGCCGATCCGGGCATGGGCGGGCGCATTCTGCTGGTCGATGACCGGCCGTCGTCCTATGAGCGGCTGGCGCCGATCCTGAGCGCCGAGCACCATGTCGATGTCGAACCCAATCCTGCGGACGCCCTGTTTCATGCAGCGGAAGGTAATTACGACCTGCTGATCGTTTCGCTCGGCCTGGAGAGTTTCGACGGCTTGCGGCTGTGCAGCCAGGCGCGTTCGCTGGAGCGCACGCGGCAGGTGCCGATCCTGGCGATCGCGGATGCCGACAATGATGCGCGGATGCTGCGTGGCCTCGAAATCGGCGTCAACGACTACCTGTTGCGCCCGGTCGACAAGAACGAGCTGCTGGCGCGCGCACGGACGCAAGTCAGGCGTCGCCGCTACACCGACCATCTGCGCGACAATGTGCAGAACTCGATCGAGATGGCGATCACCGACGGTCTCACCGGGCTGCATAATCGCCGCTACATGGAGAGCCATCTCGAAACGCTGGCGGAGCAGGCCGCAAACCGCGGCAAGCCGCTGGCGGTGCTGATGCTCGACATCGACTTCTTCAAGTCGATCAACGACAACCACGGCCATGATTGCGGCGACGACGTGCTGCGGGAATTCGCCGTGCGGATCCGCAAGTCGATCCGCGGCATCGATCTGGCGTGCCGCTACGGCGGCGAGGAATTCATCATCGTGATGCCGGAGACCGACCTCAAGGTCGCCGGCATGGTCGCCGAACGTCTGCGCCGCGCCATTGCCGGCGAGCCCTTCGCGATCGACAAGGGCAACAAGCACATCGAGGTGACGATCTCGATCGGTCTGTCGACGCTGGAAATCAAGGGCGAGCCGGTCGCCGACGTCCTCAAGCGCGCCGACGTGGCTTTGTATCGCGCCAAGCATGACGGTCGTAACCGGGTGGTCTCGGCGGCGGCTTGA
- a CDS encoding HIT family protein: MTAYDPSNIFAKILRGEFSCYKVYEDDHTLAFLDIMPRTPGHTLVIPKAPARNIFDITADDYGHVARTAHRIAAAARTAFAADGMTIAQYSEAAGGQVVFHLHMHVMPRHDNVGLLPPATRKEDPKVLEDNATKLIAALAAL, encoded by the coding sequence ATGACCGCGTATGACCCCAGCAACATCTTCGCCAAGATCCTGCGCGGCGAGTTCTCCTGCTACAAGGTGTATGAAGACGACCACACCCTCGCCTTCCTCGACATCATGCCGCGCACGCCCGGCCATACGCTGGTGATTCCCAAGGCGCCGGCGCGCAACATTTTCGATATCACGGCAGACGATTACGGCCACGTCGCCCGCACCGCGCACCGGATCGCAGCGGCGGCCCGAACGGCTTTCGCCGCCGACGGCATGACCATCGCGCAATATTCGGAAGCAGCCGGCGGCCAGGTCGTGTTCCACCTGCACATGCATGTGATGCCCCGCCACGACAATGTCGGCCTGCTGCCGCCCGCGACGCGCAAGGAAGATCCCAAGGTGCTGGAAGACAATGCGACGAAGCTGATCGCGGCGCTGGCGGCGCTGTAA
- a CDS encoding AzlD domain-containing protein, with protein MSDFIGDWHALAVLLLAGFLPNEVWRMLGLWLGGGVDEESELLVWVRAVATAILAGVIAQILVLPPGALATIPAELRYGAVAVGLAVFMASKRSIFFGVASGELVMVAGKYWLG; from the coding sequence ATGAGCGACTTCATCGGAGACTGGCACGCGCTGGCCGTGCTGCTGCTGGCAGGGTTTCTGCCCAATGAAGTCTGGCGCATGCTCGGCCTCTGGCTCGGCGGCGGCGTCGACGAGGAATCCGAATTGCTGGTGTGGGTGAGGGCGGTGGCGACCGCGATCCTCGCCGGCGTCATCGCGCAGATCCTGGTCTTGCCGCCCGGCGCGCTGGCCACTATCCCCGCCGAGTTGCGCTACGGCGCCGTCGCGGTCGGCCTTGCCGTTTTCATGGCGTCGAAGCGATCGATCTTTTTCGGCGTGGCGTCCGGCGAGCTGGTGATGGTCGCCGGCAAATACTGGCTGGGCTGA
- a CDS encoding RidA family protein — protein MAGTVEQKLAALGVTIHEPISPVANYVGFVRTGNLLFVSGQICMGADGQLIAKGKLGAGVTLDQGVNAARGCAINLLAQVKAALGDLDKVVRLVRLGGFVNSTPDFVDAPKVINGASDLMVAAFGDKGRHARAAVGVASLPADCAVEVDGVFEVA, from the coding sequence ATGGCAGGAACGGTCGAGCAGAAACTGGCAGCCCTCGGTGTGACGATCCATGAGCCGATCAGCCCGGTGGCGAATTACGTCGGCTTCGTGCGGACCGGCAATCTGCTGTTCGTCTCCGGCCAGATCTGCATGGGCGCGGACGGCCAGTTGATCGCCAAGGGCAAGCTCGGCGCCGGCGTCACGCTCGACCAGGGCGTCAACGCCGCCCGGGGCTGCGCCATCAACCTGCTGGCCCAGGTCAAGGCCGCGCTGGGCGATCTCGACAAGGTGGTGCGCCTGGTCCGTCTCGGCGGTTTCGTCAACTCCACCCCCGACTTCGTCGATGCGCCGAAGGTCATCAACGGCGCTTCCGACCTGATGGTCGCGGCGTTCGGCGACAAGGGCCGGCATGCCCGGGCCGCGGTCGGCGTGGCCTCCCTGCCCGCCGATTGCGCCGTCGAGGTCGACGGCGTGTTCGAGGTCGCCTAA
- a CDS encoding Bug family tripartite tricarboxylate transporter substrate binding protein → MTSRASSVFISCWALVALMLATPVRAAEYPVRPIKLVVPYAAGGPTDVLARLVADYLGRDLKQATVVENKPGAQGAIAAEVVSRAEPDGYTLFVTAASIMVLNPLLYKKLPYDAQKDLRMLTIVTDLPVVMEVHPSVPAKTVQEFVAYAKANPGKLNFGSAGTGGTIHLAGEMFKQIAGVDMTHIPYKGAGPALTDLLSGNIQVMFDTLSTALPPVRAGMLRPLGVSSAQRSPDLPDVPTVIESGYPDYQVGVWFGLAGQAKLPEDIVKKIMASMDRALEDPAFRASLEKIGFPVLRPKTPTQIAEFVDEDRARWSKVIKAQNISLD, encoded by the coding sequence ATGACATCACGCGCCAGCTCCGTCTTCATTTCGTGCTGGGCGCTTGTCGCCCTCATGCTGGCGACGCCGGTTCGCGCCGCGGAATATCCGGTTCGGCCGATCAAGCTCGTAGTTCCCTATGCCGCCGGCGGTCCGACCGATGTGCTGGCACGATTGGTCGCGGACTATCTCGGCCGCGATCTCAAGCAGGCCACCGTGGTCGAGAACAAGCCGGGCGCGCAGGGCGCGATCGCGGCCGAGGTCGTGTCGCGCGCCGAGCCCGACGGCTACACGCTGTTCGTCACGGCGGCGTCGATCATGGTGCTCAACCCTCTGCTCTACAAAAAGCTGCCCTATGACGCGCAGAAGGATCTGCGCATGCTGACGATTGTGACCGACCTGCCGGTGGTGATGGAGGTGCATCCTTCGGTGCCGGCGAAGACGGTGCAGGAGTTCGTCGCCTACGCCAAGGCCAATCCCGGCAAGCTCAATTTCGGCTCGGCCGGCACCGGCGGCACCATCCATCTCGCCGGAGAAATGTTCAAGCAGATCGCCGGTGTCGACATGACCCACATCCCCTACAAGGGCGCGGGACCGGCGCTGACCGATCTGTTGTCCGGCAATATCCAGGTGATGTTCGACACGCTGTCCACTGCGCTGCCGCCGGTCAGAGCGGGCATGCTCCGCCCGCTCGGCGTGTCGTCGGCGCAGCGCAGTCCGGATCTGCCGGATGTCCCGACCGTGATCGAAAGCGGTTATCCGGACTATCAGGTCGGCGTCTGGTTCGGCCTGGCCGGACAGGCGAAGCTGCCGGAGGACATCGTGAAGAAGATCATGGCGAGCATGGACCGCGCGCTGGAGGATCCGGCGTTTCGCGCTTCGCTGGAGAAGATCGGCTTCCCGGTGCTGCGCCCGAAGACGCCGACGCAGATCGCGGAATTCGTTGACGAGGACCGGGCGCGGTGGTCGAAGGTGATCAAGGCGCAGAACATCTCGCTGGATTGA
- the rpmG gene encoding 50S ribosomal protein L33 yields MAKAVTIKIKLVSTADTGFYYTAKKNSRTMTDKMVKKKYDPVARKHVEFKESKIK; encoded by the coding sequence ATGGCCAAGGCGGTCACCATCAAGATCAAGCTCGTTTCCACCGCGGACACCGGCTTTTATTACACTGCGAAGAAGAACTCGCGCACCATGACCGACAAGATGGTCAAGAAGAAGTACGACCCCGTCGCGCGCAAGCACGTCGAGTTCAAGGAATCCAAGATCAAGTAA
- a CDS encoding cell envelope integrity EipB family protein — protein sequence MRRSASLSCIQAGAVALALMGLGGAAKAAAPVPFMAHQALYELKLLKSRGNASVNSASGRILYNFTGSACEGYTSDFRQVSELETGEGKNTLSDLRSTSWEDGAGKSYRFKIDTRMNDGDPSVIDGIAEREGDHVTVKLKQPVVKTLTLDGSTVFPTEQIHRIIAAARDGKSLLELKVYDGSDTGEKVYNTLTVIGAAIPGDRAGAEPDASTTSDAMKPLTRWPVTVSYYDETAKPNSGEQTPVYAMSFELYENGVSRSLVLDYNDFVIGGTMGKFNVKDSKPCK from the coding sequence ATGCGCCGATCAGCCTCTCTTTCCTGCATTCAAGCCGGTGCCGTGGCGCTGGCGCTGATGGGTCTCGGCGGCGCGGCGAAGGCCGCGGCCCCCGTGCCGTTCATGGCGCATCAGGCGCTGTATGAATTGAAGCTGCTGAAGTCGCGCGGCAATGCCAGCGTCAATTCCGCCAGCGGGCGCATTCTGTATAATTTCACCGGCAGCGCCTGCGAGGGCTACACCTCGGATTTCCGCCAGGTCTCGGAGCTGGAAACCGGCGAGGGCAAGAACACGCTGAGCGATTTGCGCTCGACGAGCTGGGAAGACGGCGCCGGCAAGAGCTATCGTTTCAAGATCGACACTCGCATGAACGACGGCGACCCCAGCGTGATCGACGGCATCGCCGAGCGCGAGGGCGATCACGTCACCGTCAAGCTCAAGCAGCCGGTGGTGAAGACCCTCACGCTCGATGGCTCGACCGTGTTTCCGACCGAGCAGATCCACCGCATTATCGCCGCGGCGCGCGACGGCAAGTCGCTGCTTGAGCTCAAGGTCTATGACGGCTCCGACACCGGCGAGAAGGTCTACAACACGCTGACGGTGATCGGGGCCGCGATCCCCGGCGACCGCGCCGGTGCCGAGCCCGATGCCTCGACCACGTCCGACGCGATGAAGCCGCTGACCCGCTGGCCGGTGACGGTGAGCTATTATGACGAAACCGCCAAGCCGAACAGCGGCGAGCAGACGCCGGTCTATGCGATGTCGTTCGAGCTGTACGAAAATGGCGTGTCGCGCTCGCTGGTGCTGGACTACAATGATTTCGTGATCGGCGGCACCATGGGCAAGTTCAACGTGAAGGACAGCAAGCCCTGCAAGTGA
- a CDS encoding NUDIX hydrolase: MSDVQLGKEADHHPYKRPRDAATLMLVDRSGTIPKVLVGKRHANVVFMPGKYVFPGGSVDKTDSKIPIAAPLPPELEANLAKGSPKTAPSRARSLAVAAIREACEETGLCLGRKVEGQPKKLSGAWSAFNDAGLLPDPSGLFLIARAITPPGRIKRFDTRFFTADVSAIAHRIEGVIHADAELVELLWVELGSEHLADAHAMTKNVLNQLQKRLSTGPLNHHAPLPFFHWYSGKMQLDMLPGEG, from the coding sequence ATGAGCGACGTACAGCTCGGCAAGGAAGCAGATCACCATCCCTACAAGCGTCCGCGAGACGCCGCGACGTTGATGCTGGTCGACCGGTCCGGAACAATCCCGAAAGTGCTGGTCGGCAAGCGTCACGCCAATGTCGTGTTCATGCCCGGCAAGTACGTCTTTCCTGGTGGCAGTGTCGACAAGACCGACAGCAAGATCCCGATCGCAGCCCCCCTCCCGCCCGAGCTCGAAGCCAATCTCGCCAAGGGTAGTCCGAAGACCGCCCCTTCGCGCGCGCGTTCTCTGGCCGTCGCCGCTATCCGGGAAGCTTGCGAGGAAACCGGGCTCTGTCTCGGCCGCAAGGTCGAAGGCCAGCCCAAAAAACTGTCTGGCGCATGGTCGGCGTTCAACGATGCCGGCCTGCTGCCCGATCCGTCCGGACTGTTTCTGATCGCGCGCGCCATCACGCCGCCCGGCCGGATCAAGCGGTTCGATACACGCTTCTTTACCGCTGATGTGTCCGCTATCGCACATCGTATCGAAGGCGTCATACACGCCGACGCGGAACTGGTAGAGTTGCTATGGGTCGAACTCGGCTCCGAACATCTGGCCGATGCCCACGCGATGACAAAAAATGTTCTGAATCAATTGCAGAAGCGGCTAAGTACTGGTCCATTGAACCATCATGCGCCTCTGCCGTTTTTCCATTGGTATAGTGGCAAGATGCAGCTTGATATGCTACCCGGCGAAGGCTGA
- a CDS encoding DUF983 domain-containing protein yields MNDSPTKTLPEKTWTSALDPSAKRNVWTAMKRGLIGRCPNCGEGKLFRAFLKVDDHCSVCAQDFSAHRADDLPAYLVIVIVGHLLVPVILWIETDYSPAIWLQLSIYLPFTLIASLALLQPVKGAVVGLQWAFRMHGFGDGDHD; encoded by the coding sequence ATGAACGATTCACCGACAAAAACCTTGCCAGAAAAAACCTGGACCTCCGCGCTGGACCCCAGTGCCAAGCGCAACGTGTGGACCGCAATGAAGCGCGGCTTGATCGGCCGCTGCCCGAACTGCGGCGAAGGCAAACTGTTTCGCGCCTTCCTGAAAGTCGACGATCACTGCTCGGTCTGCGCGCAGGATTTTTCCGCGCACCGCGCCGACGACCTGCCGGCCTATCTCGTCATCGTGATCGTCGGCCACCTCTTGGTACCGGTGATCCTGTGGATCGAGACCGACTATTCGCCGGCGATCTGGCTGCAACTATCCATCTACCTGCCATTCACGCTGATCGCGTCGCTTGCTTTGTTGCAACCCGTCAAGGGCGCGGTGGTCGGCCTGCAATGGGCGTTCCGCATGCACGGATTTGGCGACGGCGACCACGACTGA
- a CDS encoding DUF3572 domain-containing protein — protein sequence MLKKRSQHPGQVAEIVAIQALSFVAGEPERLGLFLSESGIGPETLRSAAKDPQFLVSVLDFVLRDDETVQAFSASSQLHPTTIAAARQALGDPRLERDIP from the coding sequence ATGCTAAAAAAGCGCTCCCAGCACCCGGGACAAGTCGCTGAAATCGTTGCCATTCAGGCGCTATCCTTCGTGGCCGGCGAGCCTGAGCGGCTGGGTTTGTTCCTGTCCGAGAGCGGAATCGGCCCGGAGACGCTGCGCTCCGCCGCCAAGGACCCGCAGTTTCTCGTCAGCGTGCTGGATTTCGTGCTGCGCGACGACGAGACGGTGCAGGCGTTTTCGGCCTCGTCCCAGTTGCATCCGACGACCATTGCAGCCGCCCGGCAGGCACTCGGCGATCCCAGGCTCGAGCGCGACATCCCGTGA
- a CDS encoding GNAT family N-acetyltransferase yields MNSSDITLEAVSSISQIPAVDWDACATSGADAGELESLDTLASCAPSTPRTNTSALTYNPFISHAFFLALEKSNSACARTGWGPRHLIAKRDAAIVGVVPCYLKSHSQGEYVFDRGWADAYERAGGQYYPKLQASVPFTPATGPRLLIRDPADAHRIGQALAGGLIGLCDATDASSVHVTFARENEWKFLAEKGFLQRTDQQFHFHNPGYASFDDFLATLNSRHRKAIKRERRDALANGITIHALTGNDITDDAWDAFFAFYMETGSRKWGRPYLTRAFYSEIAATMARDVVLIMAKREGRWIAGAINFIGSDTLFGRHWGAVEHHPFLHFEVCYYQAIDFAIQRGLKTVEAGAQGEHKIARGYLPQTTYSAHYIADPGFRRAVADYLKHERAHVAEAVRELTEAGPFRKGDIHSTHEEPT; encoded by the coding sequence ATGAATTCGTCGGACATAACGCTGGAAGCCGTCTCCTCCATCAGCCAGATTCCGGCCGTGGACTGGGATGCCTGCGCCACCTCCGGCGCCGACGCTGGCGAACTCGAATCGCTGGACACGCTAGCCTCGTGCGCGCCTTCAACGCCCCGCACCAACACCTCGGCTTTGACGTATAACCCATTCATTTCGCACGCTTTCTTCCTCGCGCTCGAGAAATCGAATTCGGCCTGCGCGCGCACCGGATGGGGTCCGCGGCACCTGATCGCGAAGCGCGATGCCGCCATCGTCGGCGTGGTGCCGTGCTATCTGAAATCGCATTCCCAGGGCGAGTACGTGTTCGACCGCGGCTGGGCCGACGCCTATGAGCGCGCCGGCGGCCAGTATTATCCGAAGCTGCAGGCCTCGGTTCCGTTCACCCCGGCGACCGGCCCGCGCCTCCTGATCCGCGATCCCGCCGATGCCCACCGCATCGGCCAGGCGCTGGCCGGCGGGCTGATCGGACTGTGCGACGCGACCGACGCGTCGTCGGTGCACGTCACCTTTGCGCGAGAGAACGAGTGGAAGTTTCTCGCCGAAAAGGGATTCCTGCAGCGCACCGACCAGCAGTTTCACTTCCACAATCCCGGCTATGCCTCGTTCGACGATTTCCTCGCCACCCTGAACTCGCGCCACCGCAAGGCGATCAAGCGCGAGCGTCGCGACGCGCTGGCGAACGGCATCACCATCCACGCGCTGACCGGCAATGACATCACCGACGATGCGTGGGACGCCTTCTTCGCCTTCTACATGGAGACCGGGTCGCGCAAATGGGGCCGGCCCTATCTGACCCGCGCCTTCTACAGCGAGATCGCCGCCACCATGGCCCGCGACGTCGTGCTGATCATGGCGAAGCGTGAGGGCCGCTGGATCGCCGGCGCCATCAACTTCATCGGCTCGGACACGTTGTTCGGCCGGCACTGGGGCGCCGTCGAGCACCACCCGTTCCTGCATTTCGAGGTCTGCTATTATCAGGCGATCGACTTTGCGATCCAGCGCGGGCTGAAGACCGTCGAGGCCGGCGCGCAGGGCGAGCACAAGATCGCGCGCGGATACCTGCCGCAGACCACCTACTCCGCACATTACATCGCCGACCCCGGCTTCCGCCGCGCGGTGGCGGATTATCTGAAACATGAGCGCGCGCATGTGGCGGAAGCGGTGCGCGAACTGACCGAGGCCGGCCCGTTCCGCAAGGGTGACATTCACAGCACCCACGAAGAACCGACCTGA
- a CDS encoding glycerophosphodiester phosphodiesterase, whose amino-acid sequence MHAPAWLTARPVAHRGLHDRARGVVENMPGAIAAAIAGNFSIEVDLQLSADGEAMVHHDDDLGRLTIGSGSLRSHTAAELKQVAFKDTDERMMSLADLCALVDGRVGLVLEVKSHFDGDRQLVGRMAEILKSYSGPVAVMSFDPDQVLALRQLLPALPRGITAQRRYDDGEWLELTPAQRRGMQSLRHAFTTRPHFVAYWVKDLPAPAPWIARHLFGCALLTWTVRTPEQRAVARAHADQMIFEGFVPEP is encoded by the coding sequence ATGCACGCTCCCGCCTGGCTCACCGCCCGCCCGGTCGCGCATCGCGGCCTGCATGACCGCGCCCGCGGCGTGGTCGAGAACATGCCGGGCGCCATCGCCGCCGCGATCGCCGGCAACTTCTCGATCGAGGTCGACCTGCAACTGTCCGCCGATGGCGAGGCGATGGTCCACCACGACGACGATCTCGGCCGGCTCACCATCGGCTCCGGCTCGCTGCGCAGCCACACCGCCGCCGAGCTGAAGCAGGTGGCGTTCAAGGACACCGACGAGCGGATGATGTCGCTCGCCGATCTCTGCGCGCTGGTCGATGGCCGGGTCGGGCTGGTGCTGGAAGTGAAAAGTCACTTCGACGGCGACCGCCAGCTCGTTGGCCGGATGGCGGAAATCCTGAAATCCTATTCCGGCCCAGTGGCCGTGATGTCGTTCGATCCCGACCAGGTGCTGGCGCTGCGCCAGCTGTTGCCGGCGCTGCCGCGCGGCATCACCGCGCAGCGGCGCTACGACGACGGCGAGTGGCTGGAACTGACACCGGCCCAGCGCCGCGGCATGCAAAGCCTTCGCCATGCTTTCACCACCCGGCCGCATTTCGTGGCCTATTGGGTGAAGGATTTGCCGGCCCCGGCGCCGTGGATAGCGCGTCATCTGTTCGGCTGCGCGCTGCTGACCTGGACAGTGCGCACCCCGGAACAGCGCGCTGTCGCCAGGGCTCATGCCGACCAGATGATTTTCGAGGGCTTCGTCCCCGAACCGTGA